The following is a genomic window from Candidatus Methylomirabilis tolerans.
ACCGGCCCGTCCTTGCAGACGAGGCGGTAGGTTCGACCTGCCTGGCTGGCAGATAGGTCTCGTCCGCCCCCCTTCACCGGCACCACGCAGCCCATACAGGCGCCAAAGCCGCAGGCCATGCCCGCTTCCAGGGAGGCCTGGTATGGCAGCTCATATTTTTCGGCAATCGACGCCAGAGCCGCCAGCATGGGATGCGGGCCGCAGGCATAGAGACGAGTGTGGGGTGTGGGGTGTGGGGTGTGAAGATGCTGCTCTAGTCGTTCCGTGACCAGTCCTTTATATCCGGCGCTGCCATCTTCTGTAGCCACGTGAATCTTTGCCCCAGCTCGTTTCAAATCGACGGTGCACAGCAGATCAGCCTTCGATCTCCCGCCGAGAAAGACGGTCATCTTCGTTTCGCATGATGCTCGACGCACGGCAAGCCCCTCGGCAAGGGCGGCGATGGGAGGCGCACCGATTCCTCCAGCAACCAAGAACACCTCCGTGGCATGACGTGGAATTTCAAAGCCGTTCCCCAGGGGGCCGAGAGCTCGGAGCAACCTCCCTGGACGCATCGCCGCCAGAAGCGTCGTCCCTCGGCCACACACCTTATAGAGGATCTCCACCTCCGCGATCCATGCTTCGGGTTTCGGGTTCGTGGAAGAGTCTTTTTGAGCTTGAAATTTTGAACTTTGAACTTTGAACTGTCTTGCGCGCCTGATACTCATCGGTCGAGACAGGAGCGGGTCGAGTCCATCGGTCCATCCGAGCATGAGAAACTGGCCAGGACGGAATCGGGCCAGGAGTCGAGGACCGACCAGGCGCATCGAAAAGTATGACGGCGCAATTTCCCGATTTGCCGTTACTTCAACCTGACACTCGGTTGGGCTCATCACCGGACTCATCTACGCGATACCAGGTTCCACGCTGCAAACTCCTAGTTCTCAACTTTGCACGTTGAACTTTGCACGTTGAACTTCGAACTGTTCTCCGTGATACTCCTGCAGCGCCTCAACCCTCAGTTTTCCGTACCGCATCGCCTGGATTGCTTCGACCGCCGCGTGCGCCGCAGCCATCGTAGTAAAATAGGGAATGCCCATGGTAACCGCTGTTCGTCGAATGGAGTAAGAATCGAGGCGCGCATGGTGACCCTCCGGCGTATTAATGACCAGCCCGATCTCGCCATTCTTCATCTTGTCCACGATATGCGGACGAACGCCGTCGATGACCTTAGCGACTGCCTCCACGGTGACCCCGCCGCTTTTCAATGCAGCCGCGGTCCCGGCCGTCGCCACAAGCTGAAAGCCCAGCTCCGCAAGTCGTCGCGCCAACGGCACGATATGCGGCTTGTCATTACCCCGTACGCTCAGAAAGGCCGTTCCCTCCAGAGGAAGGGCGCCACTCGCTCCCACCTGCGATTTGGCAAAGGCCAGCCCGAATTCGCGATCGATTCCCATGACCTCGCCGGTCGATTTCATCTCCGGTCCCAAGAGCACATCGACTCCAGGAAACTTGACAAATGGCAGGACCGCCTCCTTGACTGCCACATGCCGAAGCTCAGGCTCCTCGGTGAAACCCAGCTCCTTAAGGCTCATCCCGGCCATGATCTTAGCGGCCAGCTTGGCCAACGGAATACCGATCGCCTTGCTGACGAAGGGGACAGTCCGCGAGGCGCGGGGATTCACCTCGAGGACATAGACGATAGTATCTTTAATGGCGAACTGGATGTTGATCAGGCCGACTACGCCAAGCTCTAAGGCCATAGCCTTCGTTTGAGCCCGGATCTGATCGAGCAACGGCTGTGGCACCGACCGGGGCGGTATGGAGCAAGCCGAGTCGCCGGAGTGGACTCCTGCCGCTTCAATATGCTCCATGATCCCACCGATAACGGCCTCCTGGCCATCGCACAGGGCATCCACGTCCATCTCGATGGCGTCTTCCAGGAACTTATCGACCAGTACGGGATGCGCCAATGAGGCCTGCACGGCGCGCGCCATGTACTCCTGGAGACTTGATTCGTTATAGACGATCTCCATCGCACGGCCGCCAAGGACGTACGACGGTCGCACCAGAACCGGATACCCGATCTGCCGCGCGATCCGGACTGCCTCGCTCACCGAAACGGCGGTCCCGTTCGGCGGCTGATTCAAGCCAAGATGCTGGAGCATCTGCTTGAATCGTTCCCGGTCCTCGGCTCGGTCGATGGCATCGGGCGGAGTTCCCAGGATCTTCACGCCCGCCTGCTCCAGCGGAATGGCCAGTTTCAGCGGCGTCTGCCCGCCGAACTGGACGATCACCCCATCCGGCCGCTCCCGCTCCGCAATGTTCAGGACATCCTCCAGGCAGAGCGGCTCAAAGTACAGGCGATCGGAGGTATCATAATCTGTCGAGACCGTCTCCGGGTTACAATTGACCATGATCGTTTCGTAGCCGATCTCCCTCAGGGCGAAGGCTGCGTGAACGCAACAGTAGTCGAACTCAATCCCCTGGCCGATCCGATTCGGACCGGAACCTAAGATCATAATCTTTCGGCGGCTGGTCGGGTTAGCCTCACACTCCTGTTCGTACGTCGAGTAGAGGTAGGGCGTATGAGCCACGAACTCGGCGCCACAGGTGTCTACCGTCTTGAAGGTCGTCTCGATTCCCATCCGCTTCCTGGCATTCCGGATGGTCAGCTCCTGCGAGCCGGTAAGCTCGGCAAGTCGGCGGTCAGCAAAACCCAGAGCTTTGGCCTCGCGCATCATCGGAGCCGTCAAGAGGCGGAGCAGTGTCGGCCCACGACGGCGCGCACCCAGACCGATCAATCGATCCTCAAAATCTATGATCTCTTTGATATTCTCGAGGAACCAGGGATCAATAGCCGTCAGCCTGTAGATCTCCCGCACTGTCATCCCCAGTCGAAGCGCATCGGCAAGGTAAAAGATCCGCTCCCAATTCGCGATACGGAGGCGATCTCGGACTAACTGGAGGTCGATCTCGCTCACCGCCGCACCCCGTACTGCCTTACCCTTGAAGATACGACTCTCGAGTCCATAAGCCTCGATCTCGAGCGAGCGGATCACCTTCTGCAAGGCTTCCTTGAAGGTCCGGCCGATCGCCATCGCCTCCCCAACCGATTTCATCTGCGTCGTCAGGGTCTCATCTGCACCGGAAAACTTCTCGAACGAAAATCGGGGGAACTTGACGACGCAGTAATCGATGGTCGGCTCAAAGCAGG
Proteins encoded in this region:
- a CDS encoding dihydroorotate dehydrogenase electron transfer subunit, with the translated sequence MSPTECQVEVTANREIAPSYFSMRLVGPRLLARFRPGQFLMLGWTDGLDPLLSRPMSIRRARQFKVQSSKFQAQKDSSTNPKPEAWIAEVEILYKVCGRGTTLLAAMRPGRLLRALGPLGNGFEIPRHATEVFLVAGGIGAPPIAALAEGLAVRRASCETKMTVFLGGRSKADLLCTVDLKRAGAKIHVATEDGSAGYKGLVTERLEQHLHTPHPTPHTRLYACGPHPMLAALASIAEKYELPYQASLEAGMACGFGACMGCVVPVKGGGRDLSASQAGRTYRLVCKDGPV
- the carB gene encoding carbamoyl-phosphate synthase large subunit, giving the protein MPKRTDIETILIIGSGPIVIGQGCEFDYSGTQACKALREEGYRVILVNSNPATIMTDPETADRTYLEPLTVPIVEQIIAREKPDALLPTLGGQTGLNLAVALAEEGILDRYGVEMIGAKLHAIKKAEDRDLFKQAMQKVGVEVPESGHADSFEQARAVVERIGYPAIIRPSFTLGGTGGSIAYNRDEFDEQIQWGLSMSPVHQVLIEASVIGWKEFELEVMRDLKDNVVIICSIENFDPMGVHTGDSITVAPAQTLSDKEYQLMRDASIAIIREIGVETGGSNIQFAVNPENGRMLAIEMNPRVSRSSALASKATGFPIAKIAAKLAVGYTLDELSNDITKETTACFEPTIDYCVVKFPRFSFEKFSGADETLTTQMKSVGEAMAIGRTFKEALQKVIRSLEIEAYGLESRIFKGKAVRGAAVSEIDLQLVRDRLRIANWERIFYLADALRLGMTVREIYRLTAIDPWFLENIKEIIDFEDRLIGLGARRRGPTLLRLLTAPMMREAKALGFADRRLAELTGSQELTIRNARKRMGIETTFKTVDTCGAEFVAHTPYLYSTYEQECEANPTSRRKIMILGSGPNRIGQGIEFDYCCVHAAFALREIGYETIMVNCNPETVSTDYDTSDRLYFEPLCLEDVLNIAERERPDGVIVQFGGQTPLKLAIPLEQAGVKILGTPPDAIDRAEDRERFKQMLQHLGLNQPPNGTAVSVSEAVRIARQIGYPVLVRPSYVLGGRAMEIVYNESSLQEYMARAVQASLAHPVLVDKFLEDAIEMDVDALCDGQEAVIGGIMEHIEAAGVHSGDSACSIPPRSVPQPLLDQIRAQTKAMALELGVVGLINIQFAIKDTIVYVLEVNPRASRTVPFVSKAIGIPLAKLAAKIMAGMSLKELGFTEEPELRHVAVKEAVLPFVKFPGVDVLLGPEMKSTGEVMGIDREFGLAFAKSQVGASGALPLEGTAFLSVRGNDKPHIVPLARRLAELGFQLVATAGTAAALKSGGVTVEAVAKVIDGVRPHIVDKMKNGEIGLVINTPEGHHARLDSYSIRRTAVTMGIPYFTTMAAAHAAVEAIQAMRYGKLRVEALQEYHGEQFEVQRAKFNVQS